In Cottoperca gobio chromosome 1, fCotGob3.1, whole genome shotgun sequence, a genomic segment contains:
- the marchf1 gene encoding E3 ubiquitin-protein ligase MARCH8 isoform X3, which translates to MPTQQITVVPTKDTASNGKSTTRSKDKTEGKKAPGQSGSRSSNISKASNSTAGPTTASRTSITPSSQDICRICHCEGEDECPLIMPCRCTGSLSSVHQTCLNQWIKSSDTRCCELCKFDFVMETSLKPLRMWERLQMTKGERRKIFFSVLFHLIAILCMLWSVYVLVKRTMAEIRLGKNDELWRVSLLKYYTPNGILEWPFWTKLIVVAIGFTGGLIFMYIQCKVYLQLWRRLKAFNRIITVQNCPEKDLRHPRSSTLTNGRQGNVEVPISPAPEAQMDSDISVEDAVAPAQNPV; encoded by the exons ATGCCAACACAACAGATAACTGTGGTTCCGACCAAGGACACAGCCAGCAACGGCAAGAGCACTACTCGCTCCAAAGACAAAACTGAG gGGAAGAAGGCCCCCGGCCAATCAGGGAGTCGATCCAGCAACATCTCCAAG GCCAGCAACTCTACAGCGGGTCCAACAACAGCCTCGAGAACATCCATCACCCCGTCTTCTCAGGACATATGCAG gatctGCCATTGTGAGGGGGAGGACGAGTGCCCGTTGATAATGCCTTGTCGCTGCACGGGGAGTCTGAGTTCCGTCCACCAGACCTGTCTCAACCAGTGGATCAAATCCTCAGACACTCGCTGCTGTGAACTCTGCAAGTTTGACTTCGTTATGGAGACATCACTCAAACCTTTACGCATG TGGGAGAGGCTACAAATGACAAAGGGCGAGAGGAGAAAGATCTTCTTTTCGGTGTTGTTTCACCTGATAGCaatattgtgtatgttgtggtcgGTCTACGTTCTGGTAAAGAGAACCATGGCAGAAATCAGACTTGGGAAGAACG ACGAATTATGGAGAGTTTCTCTTCTGAAGTACTATACGCCAAATG gtatACTCGAGTGGCCCTTCTGGACGAAGCTGATTGTGGTGGCTATAGGCTTCACAGGTGGCCTCATCTTCATGTACATCCAGTGTAAAGTCTACCTGCAGCTGTGGCGCCGCCTCAAGGCCTTCAACCGCATCATCACTGTGCAGAACTGCCCAGAGAAAGACCTGCGCCACCCCCGATCCAGCACCCTGACCAACGGCAGGCAAGGAAATGTGGAGGTTCCCATCAGTCCGGCTCCAGAGGCACAGATGGACTCAGACATATCTGTGGAGGATGCGGTGGCGCCGGCACAAAACCCTGTCTGA
- the apela gene encoding apelin receptor early endogenous ligand — MRIFNLLYLLLLLVAVVASASVSSTRPDFMKPRRRYHRHRYCPHRRCMPLHSRVPFP; from the exons ATGAGGATCTTCAACCTGCTCTacctgctcctgctgctcgTTGCAGTTGTAGCATCAGCATCAGTCTCCTCCACCAGACCAG ATTTTATGAAGCCAAGGAGAAGATACCACAGACACCGCTACTGCCCACACAGACGCTGCATGCCTCTCCACTCCAGAGTACCCTTCCCCTAA
- the marchf1 gene encoding E3 ubiquitin-protein ligase MARCH8 isoform X4 yields MPTQQITVVPTKDTASNGKSTTRSKDKTEGKKAPGQSGSRSSNISKASNSTAGPTTASRTSITPSSQDICRICHCEGEDECPLIMPCRCTGSLSSVHQTCLNQWIKSSDTRCCELCKFDFVMETSLKPLRMWERLQMTKGERRKIFFSVLFHLIAILCMLWSVYVLVKRTMAEIRLGKNGILEWPFWTKLIVVAIGFTGGLIFMYIQCKVYLQLWRRLKAFNRIITVQNCPEKDLRHPRSSTLTNGRQGNVEVPISPAPEAQMDSDISVEDAVAPAQNPV; encoded by the exons ATGCCAACACAACAGATAACTGTGGTTCCGACCAAGGACACAGCCAGCAACGGCAAGAGCACTACTCGCTCCAAAGACAAAACTGAG gGGAAGAAGGCCCCCGGCCAATCAGGGAGTCGATCCAGCAACATCTCCAAG GCCAGCAACTCTACAGCGGGTCCAACAACAGCCTCGAGAACATCCATCACCCCGTCTTCTCAGGACATATGCAG gatctGCCATTGTGAGGGGGAGGACGAGTGCCCGTTGATAATGCCTTGTCGCTGCACGGGGAGTCTGAGTTCCGTCCACCAGACCTGTCTCAACCAGTGGATCAAATCCTCAGACACTCGCTGCTGTGAACTCTGCAAGTTTGACTTCGTTATGGAGACATCACTCAAACCTTTACGCATG TGGGAGAGGCTACAAATGACAAAGGGCGAGAGGAGAAAGATCTTCTTTTCGGTGTTGTTTCACCTGATAGCaatattgtgtatgttgtggtcgGTCTACGTTCTGGTAAAGAGAACCATGGCAGAAATCAGACTTGGGAAGAACG gtatACTCGAGTGGCCCTTCTGGACGAAGCTGATTGTGGTGGCTATAGGCTTCACAGGTGGCCTCATCTTCATGTACATCCAGTGTAAAGTCTACCTGCAGCTGTGGCGCCGCCTCAAGGCCTTCAACCGCATCATCACTGTGCAGAACTGCCCAGAGAAAGACCTGCGCCACCCCCGATCCAGCACCCTGACCAACGGCAGGCAAGGAAATGTGGAGGTTCCCATCAGTCCGGCTCCAGAGGCACAGATGGACTCAGACATATCTGTGGAGGATGCGGTGGCGCCGGCACAAAACCCTGTCTGA
- the marchf1 gene encoding E3 ubiquitin-protein ligase MARCH8 isoform X2 → MANRSRATAASARTAASKGRRGSGLPGTGESSHLASAARGPRSQTPLLGRRRAVRTAAGAKRKPEECAAAAGAAGRGMEQTRVKAGEGKAEMMELQSMGSDEGKEEQPLVEEESGGLKKRHGSSRASRKRGGHASQREGSHSRDKEKSYKSGSSSLSEDDEELITKRYQEKGSGGGDMSAPTQNNCGTNGGTLRQYSDDSEPEVCRICHCEGEDECPLIMPCRCTGSLSSVHQTCLNQWIKSSDTRCCELCKFDFVMETSLKPLRMWERLQMTKGERRKIFFSVLFHLIAILCMLWSVYVLVKRTMAEIRLGKNGILEWPFWTKLIVVAIGFTGGLIFMYIQCKVYLQLWRRLKAFNRIITVQNCPEKDLRHPRSSTLTNGRQGNVEVPISPAPEAQMDSDISVEDAVAPAQNPV, encoded by the exons ATGGCAAACAGGAGCAGAGCGACCGCAGCCTCAGCTCGGACCGCAGCGAGCAAGGGGAGAAGAGGGAGCGGTCTGCCAGGAACCGGAGAGAGCTCCCACCTCGCCTCCGCTGCTCGGGGGCCCCGCAGTCAGACTCCACTTCTGGGGAGGAGGCGAGCCGTGAGGACCGCAGCTGGAGCAAAGAGAAAGCCCGAAGAGTGCGCCGCCGCAGCGGGAGCAGCCGGGAGAGGGATGGAGCAAACGAGGGTAAAGGCAGGGGAAGGTAAAGCAGAGATGATGGAGCTGCAGTCAATGGGCTCAGATGAAGGGAAGGAAGAGCAGCcgctggtggaggaggagagcggagGCCTTAAGAAGCGCCACGGCAGCAGCCGGGCCTCGAGGAAGAGAGGCGGCCACGCTTCACAGAGGGAAGGCTCACACAGCAGAGATAAGGAGAAGAGCTACAAGTCAGGCAGCTCCTCATTGTCCGAGGACGACGAGGAGCTCATCACCAAGAGATACCAGGAGAAGGGGTCAGGGGGTGGGGACATGTCAGCGCCTACACAGAACAACTGCGGTACGAATGGAGGCACACTACGACAATACTCTGATGACTCTGAGCCGGAGGTCTGCAG gatctGCCATTGTGAGGGGGAGGACGAGTGCCCGTTGATAATGCCTTGTCGCTGCACGGGGAGTCTGAGTTCCGTCCACCAGACCTGTCTCAACCAGTGGATCAAATCCTCAGACACTCGCTGCTGTGAACTCTGCAAGTTTGACTTCGTTATGGAGACATCACTCAAACCTTTACGCATG TGGGAGAGGCTACAAATGACAAAGGGCGAGAGGAGAAAGATCTTCTTTTCGGTGTTGTTTCACCTGATAGCaatattgtgtatgttgtggtcgGTCTACGTTCTGGTAAAGAGAACCATGGCAGAAATCAGACTTGGGAAGAACG gtatACTCGAGTGGCCCTTCTGGACGAAGCTGATTGTGGTGGCTATAGGCTTCACAGGTGGCCTCATCTTCATGTACATCCAGTGTAAAGTCTACCTGCAGCTGTGGCGCCGCCTCAAGGCCTTCAACCGCATCATCACTGTGCAGAACTGCCCAGAGAAAGACCTGCGCCACCCCCGATCCAGCACCCTGACCAACGGCAGGCAAGGAAATGTGGAGGTTCCCATCAGTCCGGCTCCAGAGGCACAGATGGACTCAGACATATCTGTGGAGGATGCGGTGGCGCCGGCACAAAACCCTGTCTGA
- the marchf1 gene encoding E3 ubiquitin-protein ligase MARCH1 isoform X1 produces the protein MANRSRATAASARTAASKGRRGSGLPGTGESSHLASAARGPRSQTPLLGRRRAVRTAAGAKRKPEECAAAAGAAGRGMEQTRVKAGEGKAEMMELQSMGSDEGKEEQPLVEEESGGLKKRHGSSRASRKRGGHASQREGSHSRDKEKSYKSGSSSLSEDDEELITKRYQEKGSGGGDMSAPTQNNCGTNGGTLRQYSDDSEPEVCRICHCEGEDECPLIMPCRCTGSLSSVHQTCLNQWIKSSDTRCCELCKFDFVMETSLKPLRMWERLQMTKGERRKIFFSVLFHLIAILCMLWSVYVLVKRTMAEIRLGKNDELWRVSLLKYYTPNGILEWPFWTKLIVVAIGFTGGLIFMYIQCKVYLQLWRRLKAFNRIITVQNCPEKDLRHPRSSTLTNGRQGNVEVPISPAPEAQMDSDISVEDAVAPAQNPV, from the exons ATGGCAAACAGGAGCAGAGCGACCGCAGCCTCAGCTCGGACCGCAGCGAGCAAGGGGAGAAGAGGGAGCGGTCTGCCAGGAACCGGAGAGAGCTCCCACCTCGCCTCCGCTGCTCGGGGGCCCCGCAGTCAGACTCCACTTCTGGGGAGGAGGCGAGCCGTGAGGACCGCAGCTGGAGCAAAGAGAAAGCCCGAAGAGTGCGCCGCCGCAGCGGGAGCAGCCGGGAGAGGGATGGAGCAAACGAGGGTAAAGGCAGGGGAAGGTAAAGCAGAGATGATGGAGCTGCAGTCAATGGGCTCAGATGAAGGGAAGGAAGAGCAGCcgctggtggaggaggagagcggagGCCTTAAGAAGCGCCACGGCAGCAGCCGGGCCTCGAGGAAGAGAGGCGGCCACGCTTCACAGAGGGAAGGCTCACACAGCAGAGATAAGGAGAAGAGCTACAAGTCAGGCAGCTCCTCATTGTCCGAGGACGACGAGGAGCTCATCACCAAGAGATACCAGGAGAAGGGGTCAGGGGGTGGGGACATGTCAGCGCCTACACAGAACAACTGCGGTACGAATGGAGGCACACTACGACAATACTCTGATGACTCTGAGCCGGAGGTCTGCAG gatctGCCATTGTGAGGGGGAGGACGAGTGCCCGTTGATAATGCCTTGTCGCTGCACGGGGAGTCTGAGTTCCGTCCACCAGACCTGTCTCAACCAGTGGATCAAATCCTCAGACACTCGCTGCTGTGAACTCTGCAAGTTTGACTTCGTTATGGAGACATCACTCAAACCTTTACGCATG TGGGAGAGGCTACAAATGACAAAGGGCGAGAGGAGAAAGATCTTCTTTTCGGTGTTGTTTCACCTGATAGCaatattgtgtatgttgtggtcgGTCTACGTTCTGGTAAAGAGAACCATGGCAGAAATCAGACTTGGGAAGAACG ACGAATTATGGAGAGTTTCTCTTCTGAAGTACTATACGCCAAATG gtatACTCGAGTGGCCCTTCTGGACGAAGCTGATTGTGGTGGCTATAGGCTTCACAGGTGGCCTCATCTTCATGTACATCCAGTGTAAAGTCTACCTGCAGCTGTGGCGCCGCCTCAAGGCCTTCAACCGCATCATCACTGTGCAGAACTGCCCAGAGAAAGACCTGCGCCACCCCCGATCCAGCACCCTGACCAACGGCAGGCAAGGAAATGTGGAGGTTCCCATCAGTCCGGCTCCAGAGGCACAGATGGACTCAGACATATCTGTGGAGGATGCGGTGGCGCCGGCACAAAACCCTGTCTGA